The genomic region CTCTGGACCAAAGCCTCTCCCCTTATTTTCTAACATATCTACGATTTTATAAACGGTTCGTTGATACCTGTCATTTATTGCAGTCCAGAGCTTAATCACACTATATTAATAATCATTGTGTCCCATGTGAAAATAGACTTGTGTATGCTTCCACATTCTGCATACATGTTTATCCATTTCAAATGCCTTCTCTCCTTTACAAATCATCTAGGTCCCTAGTCTCTTGTTTTTGTTGCACTTGATATTTTTTAACTCAATTCTTGCCCAAATGACTCTTCCTAGAAGCTTATATAGATGCTAATTTGGTTTGttatttctattttattattgttaGTCGATTTTCCTTTCCCATGGCTTCACTTGCCAGTTTTAAGAATATCAGTCATGCCAAAATAAGAGGAATGACTTATACTGTCAATCAATCAATAAAGTGTCTATTACAAATCACAAGCAATCAAAAAATTGTTTGTTACAAATCACAACAAACTTGTCAGTAATGTCCCTGCTCTAGAAACCAACACAAAATAGAGTAAGGGGTGATTCCTCATAGTGTCAACAATGACGTCTATGAATGAGGGCAAACAACTTTATAGGTTTGTAAGATTACTATTGCAATGGAATCCCGAGGAGAAAACTATTTTTAGCTTTCTAATTTGACAGGCATTAATCACACAAGATAGTATTCAGAATTCAGAATTCGTTAATTTCTTTCTAATTTCACAGCTTTAGAATGGCAAAAAATGTACTCATTATCATTGTTGTGTTTGTCTTGTGTTTGTGCATTGCTCATGGATAGTATTCAGAATTCGTTAATTTCTTTCTAATTTCACAGCTTTAGAATGGCAAAAAATGTACTCATTATCATTGTTGTGTTTGTCTTCTTCAAGTATATTACTGGAAGATGCCAATTAAATTTTTATGTTGATTAGTATCACTAATATTAAATATACATGATTTTTTTCAATCTCATTGGTTTATAGTATTATAGAAGTTTGGATTACTTATCCTAACTATTTGGTGTTCTTTGCAATGCATTAGTATTAAATAGAAAAAATTTTGGAATCATTTGCCTATCAATATTTATTCAGTCTCTATGTCACAGGTCTATTCTTGTTAACACGTTTATTTGTATATTTTTAGGCCTTCACCATTAACTCACGCTTGTAAAAGAAAAACATGCATTGCGTTTGCTTCCACTGTTACCATATCTAGATCTAATGAACGAGTTCAGAAGTGAAAAGAGGTTAGAATTTACTTCTAAAAATGGGATTAAGCATCATGTAACTGTCTTATCCTATACATTTTGTTGATTGATTGTTTCTTTGTAAATATTGACTTTATTTGCTTTGTACGATTGCTTAGTTTAACAAAAAAAGAGACAAGAAAGTCCGCGCAAAGGAAGAGGAAAAGTGGAAATTACAAGACAAGACAAAGGTTAATGGGAGTTTCATCTTTCTTAAAATGATGTGTGATACTAATTATGTTTACAAATAGAAGCTTGATTGTCTTTCACACTTTTGGTCATCATTTCAAGCAAATTCTTCCTTGATCAGTCCTTTCATACAATTATGTAAACTATTGCCCCTTGTATTTCTAGCAAGATAATCACATAATCACGTGAAGTCACAAGAATCTGGGGCTGGGCGAAGGTGGGATAGCTAATTTAAGTCACACCATTGCTGGATCATTTGGCATTATAGAATCAGATTTGGTATTTGATAGGACAAAATCAGAATCAGTGGGCACAGCCCAGATATAATTCAAACTATAGTTGTTGGTGAATTGGTTTGCGATTGCAATGCACAGAaaagaaaagccaaagtgaatgGAGGACCGAGGAAGATTAAATTCCAGAAACAATTCTCCACCCAGCATTTTCTTCTACTCCAATTTTTGCTACAAAAGCCATACAATTATTACCGCACTGGAGTAAGAGGAACTCTTCCCTGTGACTTTGGTATGTCTCTACTTTTTTTAACGTGATTGCTTAAGTTTCTTAGTCTTTCGTTTTATCTACTAATATAATTCCATAAACTAAAGATTCATATCATAAGTTGGTTCATTACTTTCATAGCTAAATTATAGTGGAGGCATGAGGCACTAGACATACGCCTAAACCCAAGCCATTAGTATATCTAGCTTAATAAATAGCTCGTGCACCCATAGGAGGTGCAATGGATTTGACGATAGGGCAGTGAAGGGAAAACATAAATGAAATTtaacaatataaaaatatagatGTATGATGTCAACAATAATATATTTCAATAACATTTCAAGTATATATAATATTgtgaattaaaattattttaaaaataataatttcaaataTATTTGATTTTGTCAAAAATCATTATTGTATAACCTTTGTAATAGAGAAAATCAGTCATATAATTGATCTTTTAAAGTTAtaaattgaaattaaataaaaaataaacaaaaaagtaAATTTGTCTTTTCATTTTAAATAGCTCAATAAtatgtaaaagaaaaaaattatacttATATTAAAAATTGTTGTCAAAACTTTTAAATAATACTAATGTTATTAACTAAAATTAACTAATTAACTGTTCTAAATATAATATCCATGTTTTTCATTTGTTTACCCTAAATCTTTGTAAAAATCAATTTTTGTTCATATCATGCAAATTTGCAATCATTGCATTCAATGAGATGATACCTTTTTcttgcattttgtcaaacagttcagaTGCTTTGTCTGTGATTCACATTTTCTCTACATCTCTACCTCATTTTAAACTCTAATACATGACATCAATCCCCCACCATTATCCTTTGATAAACCTGTATCCTTTGTTCCAAAGCTGGCATTTTTTGCACAATCAGACAAAATGCTGGCAAACAATTTCAAAGTAGATTTCAATCAAATTGTAAAACTATAACCAATATGCTTGATGAGAAAATGAAGTGAGCATGGATGAAGTGCAACGTTAATGAGAAATCAAAGAATTCTCCTTTCTTAATATTTTACTACCTTTTCCTTTCTGAATATTTTACTACCTTGGACTTGATCTTATTTATTTCTTGTGTATCATCATTTGTTCATACGATAATTCCCATGTTTgaaacaaaattgaaaaacttttatataTTTTATCATATTCTGATTGTGATTGTGTGGATATGAATGAAGGATCTGAACACCTTGAGAAAATAATGGTTATTTAATATCCATTGCTTCTGCCTATAACAGTGAAACATTTGTCCATATTCAAACCTGTAACAACCATCATCATCTCTGTTTTGGAGGTATTTCATGTCGGGTTATTTTTTATGTTCATTTCATGCCTTGTGTCTCATTGTGAATGATTATTCATTCAAAACTTTGTAACAACATTATATGGACATTAAATAAAATTACATCAGGATTTCATGACAGCACACAACCACTATTTTGCATGTTACTGTTGTGATTTTCATtacctaaaaaattggaaaaattaggGGCATTTATTATAGGGGCCACCGACCAAGTCAATAGATTGAGGTCACACAACTATCTAGTTCAGATAGGTCGAGTAGTCCAATTCAAAATCAAGCGCAACCAAGCATTTTCTCACGAATGTAGCAATGGAGGATGATATTTGAAAGGACCAAAATATGTTAACAAGTTTTCACATATTAAGGATCAAAATATCTtaacaatttttcacatttttttcaAGAGAAAAGAAGCGAGGCTGCAACCATCAAAGATAGCTAGCAAAGAAGAATGATATTTGGAAGTGACCTAATGATCCTCTTTGCATACAAGACACCACAAGCAGCCAAAGTCATAAGAGAGTAGATGGAGGGCCCCAACAAAAAAACCTTAAAACAATGAAAAAACAACCCTTCGACGCATTTTGTCAAATAGTCCACATGCCTTATGTATGTTTCTACATTTTCCACACACATCTATCAGACCTTTTCCAACTATACCTGACAAAAATCTCCACCTTCCACTTTTCTTCACTCAATACTCAATATCCATACCCTGTTTCAAACCTCCTTTTTATCATGACAAGACATCTCATCACCTCTTTGAACTATTCTCAAGAAAGTTTAAAAAATATATGCTATGATTTCCTACAAAAAAGTTATCCATTATATATGTTTTTCTTAGTAACTAGTAACCTGTCATGATTTTGATTACCTTTACTATTCTTGCAACTGATAAGCTTTTTGTATATTCCCATGTTATGGAAGTCGAATAACTGTTTATTTTGGCTCATCTTCATATTGTTAATTTTGTAGGGTTTTGAATGCAAAAGCATGGAACAGCCAGGAAAGAAAGCCTACTGATTCAAAAATAAAAGCACACAATTTATTACCCCTGTACTAGTTTTGCAAGTTTTGTGTTGAAAATGCACGACATGATTATTAGGCAACCAACATTTGGCAAACATATGTCGATATGTATTTCCTTCATCCACTGTATTGTTGTGTTATGTTAAAACAATTGACAATGTGATCAGAATAGAATGGAAACAGACacatttagtatatatatatatactttcttTCTTCCACTTTGTATTGCAGTGTTCTCTATACTTATCACATGGATATTGCATATACTAATATATCTCATCTTTCCCAATGACTTTGATACTTGCATTTATACTTGAaatcaaaataattataaaaatatatttcatattGCTACTGCTTCACCACAGCATACAACCACATTTCCTGCCTGCCAATGCTTGGCAGGAACTACGCTGCTTGCAGCTCTTGTTGGTTGTTGGTTAGAGATTTGTTAGTGTCTATTAATACCTCGTATTTTATTTTTCAGGATCCGTAGATATACTTGTGATACATATCTTTGAAGCATTAAGAAGATTTTATAAGAATGGCAAAGTAAATAGACTAATTCGATCATATATCTATTGAAAAGTTAGATGGTTTAAATAGTTTTgtataacattttttttaaatgtcaTCCTAATCATTCTCCTTCCTCAGAAGACTCTGACTTCACATTCGTAGAAGTCTCGTCGTCATTACAAGTATTCAACTGCATTTTAAATGCTTCTCTTACATCCTCAGCTTCTGCAGCCAATTTACAGAAATCAATAAGCTCCAAAAGTTCCGTATCATTATATTCATAGTCCACAACTTGTTTTATGGGAAAAGCATTTTCTGGCTGCAAGTTATAGCTCACAGGATTATCATCAGCTATGATAACATTCTTTAAGTCCCTTCCAAGCTTAGACAGATCTTTTACAGAGCCTTCTGTCACTTTGGTACATGAATCTCTATACAGACGATAATCTATGACTTTATTAACATCCACTTTATCCAAGATATCGTCTACATACTCTTTTTCGGCTGAAGTAAAATCTAtaatttcataattaagttttgCCAATGCCTCAAGTAGGCTGTCTACATGGGGTCTCTTATGCAAATGAGCAGTTATATCAGTTGATCCTAATTTAACTAACTCACACCAACTACATGATGTTTTACGACAGCGAGTCAAGTAGAGAAGAGTCTTGTCCATCGCTAACACTATTGTTTTCTGTTTTCCTGCAGAAATTCCAGGCAACAAATATTCAGTACTGCccatatcttcaattttagttattatttgatcttcaaaaaatGTAAGTCTATTCTGTGCAATATTATGATATTCTTGACTCATTATTATTATATAAATGTTGGAAAGGGTTGCATTGGGCAGGCGCATCTGGCCATGTTGGGAGATATTTAAATacatttataatttatatatattaaacatgTTCATCTGCTTTTTAGAATTTCTTTTTATTTGAAAAACTATTTTCGTGTATccgaagaatttttattttttttaatttaaaatttgaagtaTGCTTTGTGCTTTTAGATTTTACATATACAATAATCATAATATAATGCTTATAGATTATTTTTTTCCATATTAAAAAAGAATTATGTTTTAAAAGTCTTTTATTAATTCATTGAAATGCTTATATAAACAAGTGACACATAGTGGTCAGTACTTGCcttgttaatttgtagttgaaatagtaatttattaattgtaattaatatattatttaatttattttatattatttatcttttttgttaatttgtagttgaaatagaaATTTACTAGTTGTAACTAATATATTGtctgatttaatttattttaatttatattatttatctttctacAATTGTGTTGTCTTAAAtgtataattattaaatattttgtgaatatcataaaagataatataattaacaattttttattgtaataattaaaattgtattattattaatatactattttatattattattaaattattattaatatattatcatttttatattattaaattatagttAGTATGTTGTTACTTTAATTTGTATTCTTATATtattatgaaaatataaatattaaagtttttttttcataattttctctTAAATATATATGTTGAAGATAAATTCTAAAAtaaatttaatgttatttaaaattGCATTGTTATTAGTATactattttatatcatttttatattattaaattatagttAGTATATTGTTACTTTAATTTGTATTCTTATATTATtatgaaaaatataaatattaatgttttttttttcataattttctctTAAATATATACATGTTGAAGATAAattcaaaaatatgtcaaaatatattatagtgtaaaaatttaatgttatttataatgtcaaatataaattaaaaataagaccttttaatgaagaataataataatagcaataaaaaaaaaaatcttattaaatattaaaatcaatctaTATTCCAAATACTTTTTATATAGTTGCCactaaattcatttacaattaatAATTTTGACTAAAGCAaatcttattaaatattaaaatcaatctaTATTCTAGCCAACAAGTGTACAgtaaaataatttttgtaatttataatgttaaaaattaTACAACTAGGATTTGGTAAATATAAAGATTGAAAAAGTTAAAAGTTAAAACTTGTTTGTGATTGGTTCACATTAacttttttaataactagttacaTTGAAATcgatatattttaaaatatatatatacagtAATCTTAATATAATACTTGTGGGTTCTTTTTCAATATTGAAAAGGAAAATATTTgtggaatttttttgatgaaataTATATAAGAAAATGTAATTTAACCCAGATAAATAAATCGTAGTTGATATTGAGATCCCTATATTATAAAATATGTGTAAAATAAGTTATGaaaaatacctctaccataaaatATGTGTAACCACTTGAACTTTTTATTGGATCTCTACCTTAAAATATGTGTAGCCACTTGAACTTTTTATTGGATCCCTACCTTATTAGAGGATAGGTTCATGGTTTTTGGATAAATTCATGAATATAGATTTGTAGATGTACTTTATATATATCTTGGCAAGCTATACAATTTTGTAATATAACTTCACTTGATGTGTACTTATCTACTAtgccttttttcttttctttttttttaattttaattagggacTAGAAATATTTTTGAATACCTTGGTGGTATTATGATGTGTCTGGGCCATGAGGTAGCAATGCATTGATTAACCCCTTCAAATTGAACAATgtcaaaaaataattatataagcacctaagatgtaaatttttttttttttttatcacacCAAATTATTAAAGTGTTGCACTATTAAGTACTCCAATGCTCTATAGTTACATACTTTCAAATTCTTCTAAGGAATTTTTAAGATTGTCCTTGATGATCAAATTTAATGTGTTAAATATATTTAAGTGCTAACACATGACATCATATTAAACTTAAAATCTAATTTAGTTAGCTCAAGCTAGATGGGTAAAGGGAGTTAGCTAaactaaataaaattttaaattttaaattggaaagagaacaaTTGTAAGCTTGCTTTTGCATCCTTGTGCCTAAGTTGGAATGAAATAATCATTATATTGtactaaaaattaaatttattaaggtATGTGAATAGATAAACCTAATAAGTAGGTGGATTATAAAAACTACATAATTGTTTCTATGTAAAATGATGGGCTAGGATTTAATGTCTAGGGATGTGTGTATGTGTAAATGGAATAAAGAATTTAGGGAAAGGAACCCAACATTGTACAATATTATTTCATTGATTTTTACATAAGCATATATTAAGACATTTCCTCAAAACCTACAAAAAATCAAATGGGAAACATTATGGTTATGCAGTTTTTTCCATTATAGTTTTCcctcactttgaggttcatttcaaataataaaaattatcatgCAACGATTAATATGTATAATTCACAAAGATGCATATAAATTAAATTTGTAAACACTCAAAGAATATGCTAATAGGATCCATATAAAGCAATAAACCTATTGAGCTTCTAAATTGTCACTTTATCAATATATAGTACAAGGAATTACATGGTTGTTTTCAAGTGCTAATACAATTTTTCTTAGGTATATAAGTTTAGTACATATGTGTATTTTATAAGACTGTGGATTTTACTTAgtacaaatcatataaaattatgTAACAACTATCATTGTGTGGCTAAGACATAATGGATATCAAATTCTATACATGAATTCATGTATGAAGTATGTAataatgcaaataagaatatagGGAACACCAATTAATGATCGTCATGAAGTTATGTGTGAAATGTTTTCATATTATAATCAATATAATGGAATCTCTAGAAGTAGTATAAGAAAGTGTTAGCACACGTGATGATAAAATCTAAAAATAAGATAAGGATCACTataataatagaaaaatcatgcaaaaaaaaaaaattaggaatgAAATCATAGGTAGGAAACCATGATAAAAAAAATCTAAAGTATACATAGGTCATTAATGAGAATAGAGTAAATAACTACAATGGAAGTATGTAAAATCTAATGAGCTACTTAGATTTATATGTGATTAAACATAAAATTTTAAGCATAATAAAAAGAAATggctataaaataaattaaaattaataataacaCAAAACAATAGATATTATGTGTCAAGATTGGGCTCTCTCCTAGTTTAGACCTTCTCCTGGTTTAATCAATCTTAGAACCAAAAATGCATTGACTTCAATATTTAATGGGTGTGATGGGTGTGAATGGTGTGAATGATGTGAACATGAGATTAGGAGTGAAAAACCTAGGTAAGGAAGTATAGAAAACATGGATAGAAAAAATAAACAATTACATATGATATCTGAGCTTCAGATCATTCGTACTCCCATGCACACAAACAATATTAATTTTTCTTGTAGTTAAACTGTATCTTAAATCTACtaaatgttagctcaatataataACACCATTCTAATATGTTGTTTTAAATGACCTCTTATAGGCCTATGGAGTTGGACTCATCAAGGAGTGAGTTCTAGAAGACAAGGTTGATCAATATATATAGAAAAATCAATAACTATAAATGGGTTGTCACATTGCCTTTTGTCAAATTATATATATGAATCACAACTCTATTTCACCTCCCCTCTTCATATTCtagtccattcaaccattcaacaattgCTATCAAAGCTTGGTCCCTTGTTAGATAGCTTAAttacttgagggagatccttgttggttgaatcatggcactaATGATTATGACCAAAGAATAACATctagatgaagaattgaagacaactcTTAAAGATCTGAAAAGGGTGGAATCTGAGAATCAATAATTGAAAGAAAACATCAGAGAAGAAAATGAGTGTGTAGTGAAACTGTGAGGACAAATCTAAAAGTTCAAATTGAGACATAAGAAAGATAACAATTAGTTGAAGTAGGTGAATGAAATCGTTAAATATTTCATTTCTAAAAAttaaggagaagaacaagatagaagaAACCTTGAAAGATTTAATTAAGCTAAAGATTAAGGAATGTGAGAATCTGGAACAAAAAGTGAAGAAGCTGAAGGTAGAAAgtaaagttcttgaaagtagcaaaCTACTGGAAGATTTGATTAACatgcaaaaaagaaaatttagacaAGAATGGACTAGGATTTCAAACCggtgaatgttcaaatcaaaatgataaagacAAAGGCAAGAAGGTTAAGGTAGAAGAAAATATGCAAAAAATATATGAAATCAGAGATGTACTACAAGAAGACTGATTGTTCGTTAAACGAATGCGCAAacgtacccatcatttaatggttattattttcaatgcaataaatttggtcataaggatgCAGACTATAAAACCAATCAATATTATAATTACAAGAAGTTTATTCATAAAGAAAATTACTGTAGGAATCATGTTGTGAGTCAGAAGCATAATCCGGTTGGAATGAATAAGATGAGtagtaactttcatggatattgtcatctATGCAATGAgtatggtcacaaagctaatcatTACAAATCTAGAACACGTCCAACAAATTCAGTGTAGAGAAACATCAAATCTTCCAAGTGCAAGCAATCCGGACATTATGCTAATAAGTGCATAAATGAGGTTGGTATGAAGAACACTATGAAGAATAATGTGGTCAAGTCTAgtgaatcaaagaaaaaaaaagtcAGAGTATGGAGAAAGAAAGAGGTGAGAAATGAAAGGAAGTGTGATATACCCAAATTTGATGCAGGCACCTCTTCCTCTGGTAATTGAGCTTATTGCCTTGGCTCAGGGGGAGCTATCAAGGAAAATATTTTGTCCTACCTCTTCTGAAGTAGTTCATGTTGTGGGTTTGGAGTGACTATGTTTGGTATGTAATCTGATAATTCAATGAATATGTTGAAGTCATCGACAACACTCTTTTTGGTGGAAAAACCTTAGGAGTGATTAGCAAGGTAAATATGGGAATTTGACATTATTGTCAACATTATGCGACGAAAAGAGTTTGAGGAGTGGAGCAACAGTTGAAGAGTAGAGAAGCAAAGAGATTAATAATAGAATCAAAGATGATCATCAGAGAATCGAGAAGCAAAAAATTTTAAACTCTGGAAAAGGAATGAATAGATGAATTTAATACCAGAAAAGATTAGAAATATAGAAAGTAGTTTAAGTGAAGTATATTTGCAAAAGGTTAAGGAGTTACATTAGAAAGGATTGTATCATGTTGGATAAACCTTGTCTGATTACAAAGAACATCATTTCAACTATTACCGGTCTATGTGATAAAGGGAATGTACCAATTAAGAAGGTTGTAAAGAACAAGGAAGTTGAAAGCGTAACCAATGTTACATGAGATCAGAGAGCGTTATTCATATTGTTGTCTATGTCACACATATGTTTGCTATGGAAGATGGAATTTTTGATTTGTGTGAATTG from Cryptomeria japonica chromosome 3, Sugi_1.0, whole genome shotgun sequence harbors:
- the LOC131035947 gene encoding uncharacterized protein LOC131035947, with product MGSTEYLLPGISAGKQKTIVLAMDKTLLYLTRCRKTSCSWCELVKLGSTDITAHLHKRPHVDSLLEALAKLNYEIIDFTSAEKEYVDDILDKVDVNKVIDYRLYRDSCTKVTEGSVKDLSKLGRDLKNVIIADDNPVSYNLQPENAFPIKQVVDYEYNDTELLELIDFCKLAAEAEDVREAFKMQLNTCNDDETSTNVKSESSEEGE